A region from the Schistocerca serialis cubense isolate TAMUIC-IGC-003099 chromosome 1, iqSchSeri2.2, whole genome shotgun sequence genome encodes:
- the LOC126464937 gene encoding transmembrane protein 121B-like, whose protein sequence is MAVPSEASCCSVPRRMIFHILDAVFLITILILQGTILNYYIIKHSKHHVTPYFWFIADIASLFIFAGTLTVSYQYLTKVKSDFDTDTFFLSPKRILHRKFPTSKLGIMPLSYVSWIIYSTFHFSKVAVIFKSGIPDHLKADDFLGNQALQITIALSGIIFILLAEGHNWSTRQSPRYLYVTSVGWKTGIEILDTVNLLALLLVNETKMILTYTLENSVLIVCSFNFFLPALALYKLSLSDMNHVRLFLPLNVLYNVLHLCLIDIPFLAIRIYIWVNYNKNASIFLMKNVFGIIMVLRSVYPDLHELFQRRYASKLTSNQGHNRATKEDISLHVLNADGSNLLHEVQSR, encoded by the coding sequence ATGGCTGTTCCATCGGAAGCTTCGTGCTGCTCAGTTCCGAGACGAATGATTTTTCACATCTTGGATGCAGTGTTTCTAATCACGATACTGATTCTTCAAGGAACAATTCTCAATTATTACATTATTAAGCACTCGAAGCATCATGTCACACCATACTTTTGGTTCATTGCAGATATTGCTAGTCTTTTTATTTTTGCTGGAACATTAACTGTTTCTTACCAGTACCTGACAAAAGTGAAAAGCGATTTTGATACAGATACTTTTTTCCTGTCGCCAAAACGTATTTTACACCGTAAGTTTCCCACATCAAAACTTGGCATCATGCCTTTAAGTTATGTTTCGTGGATAATTTATagcacatttcatttcagtaaagtaGCAGTAATATTCAAGTCAGGTATACCTGATCATCTGAAGGCAGATGACTTCTTGGGCAACCAAGCATTACAGATAACAATTGCATTATCAGGAATAATCTTCATTTTACTTGCTGAAGGGCATAATTGGTCCACTCGCCAGTCTCCTCGTTATCTTTATGTCACTTCTGTTGGGTGGAAAACAGGTATCGAGATACTGGACACAGTTAATCTGTTGGCACTGCTGTTGgtaaacgaaactaaaatgataCTTACTTACACATTAGAAAACTCAGTTCTTATAGTGTgttcatttaatttctttttaccTGCTCTTGCACTTTACAAATTAAGCTTGTCTGATATGAATCACGTACGTTTGTTCTTGCCACTTAATGTTTTGTATAATGTTTTGCATCTTTGCCTAATTGATATACCATTCTTAGCTATACGGATTTACATATGGGTTAATTATAATAAGAATGCATCCATATTTCTTATGAAAAATGTGTTTGGCATTATAATGGTTCTTCGGAGTGTGTATCCTGACCTTCATGAACTGTTTCAACGAAGATATGCCAGTAAGTTAACTTCCAATCAAGGACACAACAGGGCAACAAAAGAGGACATTTCGTTGCATGTTCTTAATGCTGATGGTAGTAACTTGCTACATGAGGTGCAAAGTAGATGA